A DNA window from Camelina sativa cultivar DH55 chromosome 13, Cs, whole genome shotgun sequence contains the following coding sequences:
- the LOC104736655 gene encoding probable membrane-associated kinase regulator 1, with protein sequence MRRQPPRPRHSPPQSYSSPSSSSSEFEFNVSISPRKASSSLCPADELFYKGQLLPLQLSPRLSLVRTLCSTSSSEYTSSSSSSAATSAARDSTESNSSTDSTASFPLLHPPPLDCCDSSRPSSVTDDEDFFFKPPKNKSSGGGFSLARFSSVFKKDPKTNLHHSSSSAAAAAPSSVKRMSSTAKEVIRKYMKKVKPLYDKFSQKQSSAVLKTESSSSTSLKNSGNNIRGTTTSTTTITTATTAAPTGVFSSGGLSISFSGNLMKSTKRGRCAASCPSSMRSSPSHSGVLTRGGFPVHQGASSSSSSNNSSMSSSMEELQSAIQGAIAHCKNSMLQKNLVSSLEI encoded by the coding sequence ATGAGACGTCAACCACCACGTCCACGTCACTCACCACCGCAATCTTACTCGTCTCCCTCGTCATCTTCGTCGGAATTCGAGTTCAACGTCTCGATCTCGCCTCGGAAAGCTTCTTCTTCGCTTTGTCCCGCCGATGAGCTCTTCTACAAAGGCCAGCTTCTCCCTCTTCAGCTCTCTCCTCGTCTCTCTCTCGTCCGTACGCTATGTTCCACTTCTTCTTCGGAGtacacttcttcttcatcctcctcagCCGCAACCTCCGCAGCACGTGACTCCACTGAATCTAACTCCTCCACTGATTCCACCGCTTCTTTCCCTCTCCTCCACCCTCCTCCGCTTGATTGCTGTGACTCTTCTCGTCCTAGCTCCGTAACTGACGATGAAgacttcttctttaaacctccaAAGAACAAATCTTCCGGTGGTGGCTTCTCTCTCGCTAGattctcctctgttttcaaGAAAGACCCCAAAACCAATCTCCACCACTCATCCTCCTCGGCCGCCGCCGCAGCTCCGTCGTCAGTTAAACGAATGAGCTCCACCGCGAAAGAAGTTATACGCAAATACATGAAAAAGGTCAAACCGTTATACGACAAGTTCTCTCAAAAACAGAGCTCCGCCGTTTTAAAAAcagagtcatcatcatcaacatctctCAAAAATTCCGGCAACAACATACGTGGAACCACCACCTCCACAACCACCATTACCACCGCCACCACCGCCGCTCCAACCGGTGTTTTCTCCAGCGGAGGTTTATCGATCTCTTTCTCAGGAAACCTAATGAAGTCCACGAAACGAGGACGATGCGCGGCGAGTTGCCCATCCTCGATGAGGTCATCTCCGAGCCACTCCGGCGTACTGACACGTGGCGGTTTCCCGGTACATCAAGGAGCTAGCtctagcagcagcagcaacaacagcagtATGTCTTCTTCAATGGAAGAGTTACAAAGTGCTATACAAGGAGCTATAGCTCATTGCAAGAACTCAATGTTGCAAAAGAACTTGGTTAGTAGTCTCGAGATCTAG